A genomic window from Cricetulus griseus strain 17A/GY chromosome 4, alternate assembly CriGri-PICRH-1.0, whole genome shotgun sequence includes:
- the Cdcp1 gene encoding CUB domain-containing protein 1: MARSACGFSVALLGALLLGTAHLPHGTEASEISLPHGSGITVRIRLANPALPVKPCHIVMSRQPITELLVKPGERKSFTFNCINPEKHFVLEIEKNIDCMSGPCPFGEVRLQPSTSELPTLNRTFIWDVRAHKSIGLELQFSTPRLRQIGPGERCADGVTHSISGRIDATEVRIGTFCSNGTVSRIKMQEGVKMALHVPWNIPRNISGFSIANRSSIKRLCIIESVFEGEGSATLMSANYPGGFPEDELMTWQFVVPEHLRASVSFLNFNVSNCERKEERVEYYIPGSTTNPEVFRLEDKQPGNMAGNFNLSLQGCDQDAQSPGILRLQFQVLVQRPQNESNKTYVVDLSQERTMSLTIEPRPVKHGRRFVPGCFVCLESRTCSTNVTLTAGTKHKISFLCDDLTRLWVNAEKTLSCLDYYYCYKKSFHLQVPKDILQLPVQLHDFSWKLLVPKDRLGLMLVPGQKLQQHTRERACNTSLGYVIASTTPGQDLYFGSFCPGGSIEKIQVKQNSSVTLRTYAPSSQQEVSRQGLTVSFIPYFKEEGIFTVTPDTKNKVYLRTPSWDRGLPALSSVSWNISVPSNQVACLTFFKERSGVVCQSGRAYMIIQEQQTRAEEVFSLEEEVLPKPSFHHHSFWVNISNCSPMNGKQLDLLFWVTLTPRTVDLAVIIGAAGGGALLLFALGLIICFVRKKKKINKGPAVGIYNGNVNTQIPQIQNFQKRRKDNDSHVYAVIDDTMVYGHLLQDSGGSFIQPEVDTYRPFQGPMGDCPPSPPPVFSRTPTAKFTADEPAPNSPPESESEPYTFSHPNKGEVGVRETDIPLLNIQGPVETEE; this comes from the exons AAGCATCTGAGATTTCTCTGCCCCATGGAAGTGGCATTACAGTGCGCATCAGGCTGGCAAACCCAGCTCTGCCTGTGAAACCCTGTCACATTGTCATGTCTAGACAGCCTATCACCGAGTTGCTTGTCAAACCTGGAGAAAGAAAGTCTTTTACCTTCAACTGCATCAATCCGGAGAAGCACTTTGTCTTGGAGATTGAGAAGAATATCG ACTGCATGTCAGGCCCATGTCCGTTTGGGGAGGTTCGTCTTCAGCCATCCACATCGGAGCTGCCCACCCTCAACAGAACTTTCATCTGGGACGTCAGAGCTCATAAGAGCATTGGCCTGGAGCTGCAGTTCTCAACCCCTCGCCTGAGGCAGATTGGCCCAGGTGAACGCTGTGCAGATGGGGTGACTCACTCCATCAGTGGTCGTATTGATGCCACCGAGGTCAGGATTGGAACCTTCTGCAGTAATGGCACCGTGTCCCGGATCAAGATGCAAGAGGGTGTGAAAATGGCCTTACACGTGCCATGGAACATACCAAGGAACATCTCAGGCTTCAGTATCGCAAACCGGTCATCTATAAAAC GCCTGTGCATCATCGAGTCGGTGTTTGAGGGTGAAGGCTCAGCAACCCTGATGTCTGCCAACTACCCAGGAGGCTTCCCTGAGGATGAGCTTATGACCTGGCAGTTTGTGGTCCCTGAGCACCTAAGGGCCAGTGTCTCCTTCCTCAACTTCAATGTCTCCAACtgtgagaggaaggaggaaagagttgAATACTACATCCCGGGATCCACCACCAACCCGGAGGTGTTCAGGCTGGAGGACAAGCAGCCAGGGAACATGGCTGGGAACTTCAACCTCTCCCTGCAAGGCTGTGACCAGGATGCCCAGAGCCCAGGGATCCTTCGTCTCCAGTTTCAAGTCCTGGTCCAACGTCCACAGAATGAAAGCA ATAAGACCTACGTGGTGGACCTGAGTCAAGAGCGAACCATGTCACTCACCATAGAGCCACGGCCAGTCAAACATGGCCGCAGGTTTGTTCCTGGGTGCTTCGTGTGTCTAGAGTCTCGGACCTGTAGTACCAATGTCACCCTGACAGCTGGCACCAAACACAAGATTTCCTTCCTGTGTGATGACTTGACACGCCTGTGGGTGAATGCAGAAAAAACCCTAA GCTGCCTGGACTACTACTACTGCTACAAGAAGTCCTTCCACCTGCAGGTGCCCAAAGACATCCTCCAGCTGCCTGTACAGCTGCACGACTTCTCCTGGAAGCTGCTGGTGCCCAAGGACAGGCTGGGCCTTATGCTGGTGCCAGGCCAGAAACTACAGCAGCACACACGTGAGAGGGCCTGCAACACCAGCCTCGGCTACGTCATAGccagcaccacacctggccaggACCTGTACTTTGGCTCTTTCTGCCCGGGAGGCTCTATTGAGAAGATCCAGGTGAAGCAAAATAGCTCTGTGACGCTTCGAACATACGCCCCCAGCTCCCAACAAGAGGTCTCCAGGCAAGGCCTGACAGTGTCCTTCATACCATATTTCAAAG AGGAAGGCATTTTCACGGTGACTCCAGACACAAAAAACAAGGTCTACCTGAGGACCCCCAGCTGGGACCGTGGCCTACCTGCCCTCTCCTCAGTGTCTTGGAACATTAGTGTGCCTAGCAACCAAGTGGCTTGTCTGACCTTCTTCAAAGAGCGTTCTGGCGTGGTCTGCCAGTCGGGGCGTGCATACATGATCATCCAGGAGCAGCAGACCCGGGCAGAGGAGGTCTTCAGCCTGGAGGAGGAAGTGCTGCCTAAGCCAAGTTTCCATCATCACAGTTTCTGGGTTAACATCTCCAACTGTAGCCCCATGAATGGCAAACAGCTAGATCTGCTTTTCTGGGTGACTCTTACCCCAAGGACTGTGG ATTTAGCTGTCATCATTGGTGCAGCAGGAGGTGGAGCCCTGTTGCTGTTTGCCCTAGGACTCATCATCTGCTTTGTGAGAAAGAA GAAGAAGATCAACAAGGGCCCTGCTGTGGGTATCTACAATGGCAATGTCAACACCCAGATACCTCAGATTCAAAATttccagaaaagaagaaaggacaatgACTCTCATGTGTACGCGGTCATCGACGACACCATGGTATATGGGCACCTTCTACAGGACTCTGGTGGTTCCTTCATCCAGCCAGAGGTGGACACCTACCGGCCCTTCCAGGGCCCCATGGGGGActgccccccatccccaccccctgtATTCTCCAGGACCCCAACTGCAAAGTTCACTGCAGATGAGCCAGCCCCTAATAGCCCTCCTGAGTCGGAGAGTGAACCCTACACTTTTTCACACCCCAACAAGGGGGAGGTTGGTGTCAGGGAGACAGACATCCCCTTACTCAACATCCAGGGGCCggtggagacagaagaatga